A window of the Hordeum vulgare subsp. vulgare chromosome 5H, MorexV3_pseudomolecules_assembly, whole genome shotgun sequence genome harbors these coding sequences:
- the LOC123397366 gene encoding wiskott-Aldrich syndrome protein family member 1-like has product MEHSRPRVQTPFSCTDRPPGRPRKNRRRAGEEGRVKKQHPPSHPSSFVPISSPPLPPPLDPVLSPLLPAIVPPPSLPFLPDHCHRPNHNTTLASTPSPTKMSAGSPSPVAVGRGFLSPSLPVATPQTRSPLSAAAKSTPASISTVGDLRGLVASSLDSLKRRLDALHADNDRDLEASHSRISKRIKMHTQSYLKMAEEVEKEHKKMVDKVSLQADEMKASYKKLVTEVQSSSFRVCKVTLPEMAKSVARALDGLRSRYNIPTTTA; this is encoded by the exons atggaacatagtagacccAGGGTTCAAACTCCATTCTCCTGTACTGatagaccaccaggaagaccaaggaaaaaCAGGAGAAGAGCTGGTGAAGAGGGTCGTGTAAAAAAACAGC ATCCCCCATCGCACCCTTCCTCAttcgtccccatctcctcgccgccgctgCCACCCCCTCTCGATCCAGTCCTCTCCCCGCTTCTCCCAGCCATCGTGCCGCCAccctccctccccttcctccccGATCACTGCCACCGGCCCAACCACAACACCACCCTCGCCTCCACCCCCTCACCGACGAAGAtgag CGCCGGGTCTCCCTCTCCTGTCGCGGTCGGGCGAGGGTTCCTCTCGCCCTCCTTACCGGTGGCGACGCCCCAGACCAGATCCCCCCTCTCCGCGGCGGCCAAGTCCACCCCGGCCTCCATCTCCACCGTTGGCGACCTGAGGGGCCTCGTCGCGTCCAGCCTCGACTCGCTCAAGCGCCGCCTCGACGCGCTCCACGCCGACAATGACCGTGACCTCGAGGCCTCCCACTCCCGCATCTCCAAGCGCATCAAG ATGCACACGCAGAGCTACCTGAAGATGgcagaggaggtggagaaggagcacAAGAAGATGGTCGACAAGGTCTCACTACAAGCCGACGAGATGAAG GCATCCTACAAGAAGTTGGTGACAGAGGTGCAGTCGTCTTCGTTTCGTG TGTGCAAGGTGACCTTACCTGAGATGGCAAAGTCCGTGGCCAGAGCTCTCGATGGCCTGCGCAGTCGCTACAACATCCCAACTACAACAGCTTAG
- the LOC123399402 gene encoding uncharacterized protein LOC123399402 translates to MPMLNCRMMMMTPFHIKLQNAHVEHNLGVQKGGHEPSLRPHQVTKQNASAENSKATKPCGHHQVTKQDKTEVVLYSMNSRNKDKPVVQGTLVSKEKTYVVGGYMLGVQYVAVLVRGYTYLANERLVRPYEKFETVKDAFGSVIAWPRSHVKVVKPTTPAQPQSIG, encoded by the exons ATGCCCATGTTAAATTgcagaatgatgatgatgacacctTTTCATATTAAATTGCAGAATGCCCATGTTGAACATAATCTTGGAGTGCAGAAAGGTGGTCATGAACCAAGTTTACGACCTCACCAAGTCACTAAGCAG AATGCTAGTGCTGAAAATAGCAAGGCAACCAAGCCATGTGGTCATCACCAAGTCACTAAGCAG GATAAAACAGAAGTTGTGTTGTATTCAATGAACTCGAGAAACAAAGACAAGCCGGTGGTCCAAGGAACTTTAGTGAGTAAAGAGAAAACATATGTGGTTGGAGGATACATGCTTGGAGTGCAATACGTTGCAGTTCTTGTTCGTGGCTATACATATCTAGCAAATGAGAGACTAGTTAGACCATATGAAAAATTTGAAACAGTAAAGGATGCTTTTGGTTCTGTTATTGCTTGGCCTCGCTCACAT GTAAAAGTAGTTAAGCCAACCACTCCAGCACAACCACAAAGCATTG GGTGA
- the LOC123399405 gene encoding uncharacterized protein LOC123399405: MDQNGSLSTDDYSEAFNGALDKKAKLRGYYEEKYWSGVNVSQGITFVGKSDQENLQFEVRTVKDNVEDVKDDVKDVKDDVKDVKGDVGDVKGQMAMIAAFLAKKFPGESWRNELDSTTESYHVTLSERGNNIQCESYNVLQQSNDDVQEPGTTMQELQQTKSKQVCSNAHLPHEQVIAKNAHVEHNLGVQKGGHEPSLRPHQVTKQNASAENSKATKPCGHHQVTKQDKTEVVLYSMNSRNKDKPVVQGTLVSKEKTYVVGGYMLGVQYVAVLVRGYTYLANERLVRPYEKFETVKDAFGSVIAWPRSHVKVVKPTTPAQPQSIG; the protein is encoded by the exons ATGGATCAGAATGGTAGTCTTTCCACTGACGATTACAGTGAAGCCTTTAATGGTGCACTTGATAAAAAGGCAAAACTTCGAGGTTACTATGAAGAAAAGTATTGGAGCGGTGTAAATGTTTCCCAAGGAATAACTTTTGTTGGGAAATCGGATCAAGAAAATCTCCAGTTTGAAGTACGCACGGTTAAAGATAATGTAGAggatgtcaaagatgatgtaaAGGACGTCAAAGATGATGTAAAGGACGTCAAAGGTGATGTAGGGGACGTCAAAGGTCAGATGGCTATGATAGCTGCCTTCCTTGCAAAAAAGTTTCCTGGAGAGAGCTGGAGAAATGAACTGGATTCTACAACTGAAAGTTATCAT GTCACTTTATCTGAAAGAGGTAACAATATCCAATGTGAATCTTATAATGTCCTTCAACAATCAAATGATGATGTGCAAGAGCCAGGAACTACCATGCAG GAGCTGCAGCAGACCAAATCAAAACAGGTTTGTAGTAATGCGCATTTACCACATGAACAAGTGATCGCTAAG AATGCCCATGTTGAACATAATCTTGGAGTGCAGAAAGGTGGTCATGAACCAAGTTTACGACCTCACCAAGTCACTAAGCAG AATGCTAGTGCTGAAAATAGCAAGGCAACCAAGCCATGTGGTCATCACCAAGTCACTAAGCAG GATAAAACAGAAGTTGTGTTGTATTCAATGAACTCGAGAAACAAAGACAAGCCGGTGGTCCAAGGAACTTTAGTGAGTAAAGAGAAAACATATGTGGTTGGAGGATACATGCTTGGAGTGCAATACGTTGCAGTTCTTGTTCGTGGCTATACATATCTAGCAAATGAGAGACTAGTTAGACCATATGAAAAATTTGAAACAGTAAAGGATGCTTTTGGTTCTGTTATTGCTTGGCCTCGCTCACAT GTAAAAGTAGTTAAGCCAACCACTCCAGCACAACCACAAAGCATTG GGTGA